The window TACATTATCCAGATACTCTTATATTACGCAATCATACTTTTGTACAGCTTAAAGTTCAATAAAATTTGCTAAAAACAAAATTTATGTCAAATAGGAGCAATAGCATGACAATCCTAAATAatgtatttgaaattaaatttcagtttCTATGTGAATTTATAACTATAGTTATGACTTTAAGTTTGTTGCTGGTTTCAATAATATTGCAAATGTATATTAGTTTACAACTTATTTGACTTTGTACAATTGTCTACTGTGTATTTAAAGAAAGTCTTGTATGCTAACATACCTAGACACAAACTAAATGTGAACCATTCATCAGactgataaaaatataatgtctTTACAGTATATGAAAATAATACACATTTGGTTTGTACGTATGCATGTTTGATTAATGCTACATTCATGATacaatatttcctacaattggTAGATTTATAATAATACACACTACTGATTCCTTTTCATCATGCATCATTCTCtttttataagaaataataTCTGAGTATTTTGTTCTGTTTTTTTCCTTAGACTTATCTTTGTAATCATGGATAATCCTTTGAAACATTTAGATTATAATTTCTAAGATTAATGTTTATATTGCCACTGAAAAAAtggtatatatttatatgtatatattttatttatggagCAGAAAGTTATTAACAGCAGTTAccttttaaaattatgtttcaaaGAATTAACAATCATAATCATTACTTTtaacgttaaaaaataaaatttacaaaatatgtgAATTACACAAACATTTGTTCATTGTTATTCAATTAATCCTGAATTATGTAACACAAGAACTTTTATAACCAGTGTATTTTCTCGTTAACATAAGCTGTTTACTTTTACATATTGCATCATTCTGTTTGCCATCAGATATACTTAGGTTTGCACTAATTTTGAGCACTCCTTGGATGGATATtatgcaattaataattaactgtATAGTTATTGAGAACTATAACAGTATTTTCATTGGATGTTCTCTCTTGGATggacttatacatatgtatgttacAGTAGTAAATTCCAAGGCAATTTTAAAAATGTgccttttctttaaaaaatggaGCGCTTAGTTTCTTATCTATTATTTAATTTGACAGCAAACAAAGACTGGTCAAAAAGTTGTATAATCGTTTTATCGCTTAACGTTTCTATGGTTTACGACATCTAGATTTAAATATCTATCATAGAAGATTTTCATCggattttatttaatactttttaaaattctgattaattattattctgtaTAATGTATTTTTCAATTGCATTGAGACAtagaatttaaacaaataatttCGGCAAAACATTACAACTGGTATTAATATATATTGTgcgattttaattattataaatttcaagattgtatAACGTTCGttttatattattgaaatttttcactttCATAGTATGTCTCAACACTttcaatatatgtatagaagacattattcgTTATAGTTGAATTTCAAATCTTGCACTACTTTTACAATAGAAATACATAGTATAATTaacttatatatatatcaacAATATTGGGATTAAAAACAACGAAGAATACAGTTAAACAATAATCAGGAGGATGTTTACAATgactaaaatatttcattcaattaAAGAGGTCATTGttacatttgtaatttaattttgaaatgaaatgaaaatttgatagTTAATAGTCCTAATTATCATAAGAATTCGTTCATTGgtgtttgtatatatatattacaaaataGTGCAAATTAATTGTAACTGGAGTTAATTAATTACTGTCAGATTATATGATATACTGGCagcatgaaatttttataaatgttttgtAGAGTGAAATAACCTTACGACTTTATCTTTCATGAATTATGTAGATATTGAAAGAGAGCAAACTTTTACATATTCATTTAAATGGCCTTTAGCGTAAACAACAAGAAAATgtctttgaaatattattacattaacaagtttatttatacaattaacTACCTATATACAATATATCAATAAGaatgttgtataatttttttaacgtAGATTTGAAGAGGCTTTTTTAGAATGGTGTTTGCCATTTATATgctaaaattctaattatttcttCTGCTTTATAATCTGTATACATAAAAGTTATGAATCGGTAATGACATCCCAGACTTCGCAGATGAGCATTCTATACTTATCATTATTATCAACCATGAGTTTTTATGTAATTTTCGTACGAATGAATACTTTAAATGGTAATCACTGATTAATTATAAACTAATCAAAGATCAATACAAAGATCAAAACAGAAAAGATAACATGCTACTGCGGTGAAATCGATATCAGTATATTGATCAGGTATACATAACAATATGTAAATTAATGTAAGCTTtactaaatatttaataaatgtttttcttATGCTTGATTTTATCTAGtaaaattttgatatatttttacGCATTTTGTGCCACATTCCAATACGATGCTTATTAAAACTCTAAGACATTACTatctctaaaaaaaattaaaaaatttgttcgtAGCTGTTGAATATAAAACAGTTGAATATAATACATTCTCGAGTGTAATTAAATTGTACCTAAAAAACGATGttgataaaatgaattttagaaatttaaatgaaagtaGGTTTCGTAAGTAGGAAAATTTGACTTGATCTATCTCACAAGAATAGAAGTCAAACGAATAAATGCAAATTTATCGTTTCGACGAAAGATGTCAACTAAACTTACACTGGTTtcctttttataataattattcgttTCTACTCGCACCTattatgtatagtatatttacCTGGTGTTAtaagtaaatttaattcaaacagTTGTTCCGTACGTACTGAACATCACTCTGGTGGTATCGGTGTCCAGAGTAACGTCTTCTGGAGATGCTAGATCGACTTTTACAGATCCAGAattgtttcttcttctagtcATACCACCACCCCAATTCGATAACGTCCAATGATACGTTTCACCTTCTTTCTCTGTATTCGTGGTTTCTTGCGTTTCGTTATCTTTGTCTAAGCCAGTTTCGACAGAAACTGAAGAATGAGAAGCTACCGAATCGAAACTAGAATCCGCAGCTCCTCTGTAACGACTAACGTATTCGCTAGACATTTCACCGGGAGATTCTTCTATTGCTTTCAATATATTCTGACAAAGTTCAGAATCAAGTGGAATCGGATTTTCAGAATCACGATTGTGAATGGTAACAGCTATATGAGCTGGATGTGGAATAGGAAGTGGAATAAGCAACTTCTCAGCACTGTAAGGACGAATCTGTCGTTTCCATGGCTGCCAACGCGCTTCCGTAGTACCATTTGATGATGTTGTGCGTCTTCTAATTTTCGTTGACGTCAGAAGTCCTCCAGTATCactggaaaataaataattttccataaAATGTTGAAGATGTATCGACGATGCTACTCAAAACATTGTTTACCATCGTTTATCAGATTTTCTACTATTACTGGTTTGTTTAACCCGTGGATTAAAAGCTGAAACTTCTAAGTAAGGGCTGTAAACTTGTATATTTCCACGTGGTGCATAAACGGCCCCGAGTAAATCTGGCCCATTGGTACCACCTAGTTCAGTACTGTGAACCATGTCGGTGTAACGCGACAGGTCGACACCAGGATGAGGTTCTAGCCTGAACTTTGTGTCTGCGTCATCAAGGGgttgaagaaaatttaaactaaaaatatcTGCATACATAAGTCCAGCCAAACCGGCCCAGTCACCGACACTTAAACCTTTGTTTTCCCAGAAATCTTCTTCGTTTCCTGTCAATCTGGCGAACACGTGGGTAGGATAAAGGCGTTCCAACATGAGAGCCCCCTGTTGTATCACCACCTATGTATCATTAACATATGTTAgtacatttaatattataaagaaaTTGTAAAGAATCAATACACCGTTCGACAAACAATTACTTTCAAATCAAAGGTggtcaattttattttacttctcACAACCATTCCAAGAccagtttgtaaatttttccTACGTCTATCTAATTTCTCGTGTAATACAGCGATCAGATCTTTGGCTTCCTTTTCAAGCGATTTGTACGGATCTTTTGTTTTGGCAAGGCTAGCAGCGAATGGACCGAAACACGCCTCCACGAATTGAGTAAAATCTCTTTGAGGTTGGGTAATTAATCGTTCTGTTTCTTGCTGGAATGCTAGCAATTCGTCTAGCTCTAGTTTAGCTTCGAACGCAGCTAATGCTTGTTCAGGTCTAATCTATAATCAACAATGAGATATACTTAGTTCTAAGATTATTTTAGCTTACAACGTGTAATACATACTTGATAGTAATAATCAGATGTTAACCCTGGTCCAGCTATTCTTTTAACCACAAAACTATCACTGGCGGGAATACGACCCCTGTTCTTTATTACTAAATGGAACATAGTCGTGTCCCAGACCACTCTAATCCAATAACGTATCACAGCAACTACATGTAACGTTATATCTTGCATGATTTTTACTGAACTTACATATACTACACACTAAATCAACGTGATTATAGAGAAGAATTCATACCTGTAAGTATCACAAAAGAAATGATGGGGCAAAAAGTAATAGCTACAATTAATGCTGCGAGCGGTTGCAGACACCCTTGTATACCAATATTCCAAACTAATGCTTCCATAATGACCAAGTACCGATTTCTACTTGGTTCTGGACTATCCAAATCCATGATGAGCGCCATGAATGCATGCAGTGCCAAAGTAATCAAAGGCATcctaaaatattttaacaagCAATCAGTATTTCACAATGAATAAAGTATGTAACACGATTCACGTACCACAAAACCGCGGTAAGTGCAATGAGGAGTGATCCTAAACTGGTAACTATACACACAATAGGAAAAACAAATAATATGATGAGTGTTCCTAGGAGTCCTTTTACGCCATAATTCCATAACCTGTTTAAATGCCTCGTCATTCCTTTTCCAATAAATCCTACCAGAAAATAGCAAGTTAACAAACAAACGAGTAATTACATAGATTATGAATTGTAACAAATTTACCAGTATCCGGTTCAGTTTCAAAATGTGTTCGACTCTTGCTAATATGTCTCCAAAGAGCGATTAAACGAGAACAAAGTGTGGGCATTTGAGAGGATTTTCTGGGGAATAAAGTTCCATTCAGTTGACTCAATTCTAGATCAGGGGTGAAGGGTTGCACGAGCAACAAAGCTCGTATGGAAACTGGACTACACCATGGTACAGCTACACCTAATAAGAACATTGCATTCCAAGTCCAACACCATGTTCTAGCAACATAATTGATCCAACGCCACATAGGCCACCTACGCAAACGTTTTACAATGAATTAACTTTATCATAGTGTTaagtacaattattttattgcaatatACCTTGTTGTCGTTGTATGCACGATTTCTCGTTCAACTAAGAAGACTGGTTGACTTGGATCAGCTCGAGGCGTCGTAATAGATGTCGGAGTATTGCTCAGCACCGTTGGTATGATCTCAGACTGGCCTTGGAAATTACGCCTGACGATCCAATTTTTTGGAAGCCATATTTGAGTCGGCCATTGGAAGCTCCTAGTTGGGGTTTTTACTTTCCGCAATTCTTTCAACAAAACTGGCTCTCTCTAAACAAGAATACACGTTACGAGCAAAGGAAACATAAAAAAGagaaagtattttaaatttaatgtacCTCCTTCATAAACGTCAAATCACGATTAAGAAAGTAAACCGTTTGTTGCAAATTTTGATGAGTACACAGTGTAAGGGCTTCTTCGTGGGCACTCCATTCGCATTCTTCTATAAACTTTTCCTCGACCTCTCTCATCCTGTCACGCATCCAAGGTTCTATTCGCGAAAGAACTGGATGCTCGTCTTCCATATGACGTCTCAGTGATTCTTTAGTCTGCAGTAATTTACGCTGCACCGTTTCTATAGCTCGATGCATCAATACGACGGATTGCGCTTGTTGAACTAAAAGTTGAGCAATTCCGTTACCGAGATCGAGTATGTCCGGGTGCGACAAAATATTAGAGAAAACCCTTTGCAGGTACTCTCTCATAACAGCTTCGTTGACTTCCTAAAATTCATTGCTCGCAATAAATGTGTATAATACTGGGTGAATGGATTTAATTATTGTCAAACTCTTCCTACTCTTTCAATTTCTTCATCCGGCTTTTTTCGAGCTCTCAATTCTGATATCAGTCTTTCTCTGAAATGAAGAAACCAGCCTCGTGTCTCTCTCTCCAAAATAGAAACTAAAATCGGTAAAGCTTTTCTGATAATGTCTTTGCTAAATAATCTAAGATCAACCACTGCTCCGCCAGGCGTTCCAAACACGAAAGGAACCGGGATTGGCAACAGCTGCGACAGTTCTCTTTCAACTTCGAATTTCTCCATAGTGGCTCGTCGAAGCTGTTTCCGGACGAAACCGCACAGAAGCTCCAACGAGTCTTCGTACTCCGGCTGGAAAAtgtatatacacacatatatatatatatatatttttgtaagtTGTCACCTGAAGAATTGGAATCACTCAACATCCATTATCTCCTCGGTGatcattgtaaaataaatttacccTGCACACCAGTTCAGCGACCAAGTATCGACACCTTTCTTCCTTGATTTTGGCATCTAAATTGTGTGCCTGAAGCGAGGGCACGCCAATTACtatatctaattaaaaaagCAAGATACATTAAATCAGAAAATGCGAAGAGTAAATCTCAAGGATATTCAATGGTTTTTTACCAAGAAGCCGTAAGAGTCCTGTTAGCAATGCCTTTAAAGATTGAGAAACGCTGAAACAGTGAGAGACCAGTCTAGCTTTGGCTGTAACGACAAGAAACCTGGTTGCCAAAGCAAGATCTCGAAGTAACGCATCTCTCCTTCTGTCTCGTCCACGTTGAAGAAGTCCACTCAATCGCCATCGGTGCGTTTGTCCAGTAAAATTGATGGAATCCACTTCGAACTCCCTGAAAGATCAGTCATGTGTTAGAATTATTAATCTTGGGGTAAAAGGGTGAAAGGGGTCCAGAAACAGAACGTGAACGTCTACTTATTGTAAACGAAACAGTAACATGTTCCATGGAATacgtgaaaatataaatttcattaatccttTGACCGTGGAAAGGTTTACTTCTTAACTATTTACAGTGAGCGTGTTACAGTCAAAGGATTATGAGGGACATCTTTCGTGGAAtatgttaataacaaaaatatcctgaaaaatatatgaaaatctgTTTCGATGACAGGAAATCTGTACATTATTGCAATCTGTCGATTCGTTACCTTTTCTACCCTGTTTTCATGGTGCCAAAGCTACTAAAAGGGATTGATTGCTATAATACAAGCACACTAATGTTGTGGGTACAAAAAAAGACAACCTACACCATTAAAATGTACTCTAACAACTTAGATTGTGTTACATTCATGCggtgtaataattattacatatttgTTAGAAGCTGCACTGAGTTTGTGAAACCTCTGCATAAATTAAACCATAATAATTTTCTGTTGACAATGATTTACACATTTAATGATGCGATGGAAAATAATTTCGAGGATCATCATGCTGTTTCGTGTCCTGTTTACAATTTCAAAAGGGAGAATAATCGTTTCTCTGATCGTTGTAGTTGTGAAGAATGATCCTAAGTTATTGTACAAGGCGTGGTAtcgataattaattcttttggGTGAATTTTGTGTGCATGTGTCgacgtgtgtacgtgtgtgacATACCCGCATCTTCGAATGCTCTCCAATTGAGTGGCATTCAGCTTCTTCGGTTTTCCGTACTTCTCCTTCTGAAAGCTTTACAACAAATTGTTAGAAAATATCAGACACAACGTTCATCGTGTGTTCGAAAACCAGACAACAATTCAGGGTACTGCTTTTACTTATTGGAagctaatatatatattttaataccaCGGTTGACGCCAATTGAGGATTCAATGATTCAGCATAGATAATAAGAAAACGAAGAATTTCATTGGACGAGAAATGCTTCTAATGCAAGTGCGTTCCCTGTACCCTAAGAAAAGgcattttttttatcttaagCCTTGTACACGTTAGTGGATAAATGTATATTCGCAATTATTCGTACGCTGTGCTCAAATATATCTAATATCTAACTCTAAGGGATACAATTACTATTTCTCGTGTTTTACTATGTCTCGAAGCGCTTGTAGTTCAAACATCAATGTCATTGATCTATGAGTTGCAATGATTATGAATGACTGGTCTTGAAACGTACCATCaaatgatctgaaaaaaatatacagtTCCATTAATCAATACCCAATACAATAAAgtgtgttaataatttttttccaatCATTCACACATTGCAACTGCTCGATTACACTGAAGAGAGCTTAAGAATTCTGATACTACGTCTACCTACAAAGATAGAGAGAAGAAATACTCGAATGAAATTAATCCAGAATACCTACCCTCGTTTACTGATGCTCTCCAACTGCTTCTTGGTCAACCTCCTAGGTTCACCCTTGCTATCAACGGCGACTGAATCAAGCTCGTCAAAGCTGGGTGCTACAAACAAATCCCTAAGATGGTGTTTCTTCCTAGCAAGAGTGTCTTCGCCCTCCGTGCACGTGGACAACGGAGGAGGAAGAACGATGGGGAATGTTCTCCAGTGGTAGAGGAACTGTTGCGCAACCTCCTTGATGTTATGCACCAACGCCTCGACTTCAGCCGGTGCACCCCGCAGATGCGACGTGTCGAATTCCACCGGCTCTTTCTGCGAAtacaattctttttaatttcatcattttcttgCTGAGATTATAATTGTACGTCTGGATTTCTAATGGTTACCGAGATAAATCTTCTGTGATCACTTTCAAAGAATGAGATTACCAATTTCAAAGAATGAGACTAAACCAATTATTTTTTATGCTCTAGAAACGCTGTGCTATGCACGCctaatgaataattaacaatGAACTGTTACAAAAGAGATTGTTTCTCTTTTACAGAACAGAAACTAAAACTTTCCAACGAAATGACATATTAAAATttgactctctctctctctaaaaAAAAATACCCTTTTTTAAATTCTCCGTCACAATGACAACGATTAAAGGATCTCTTTCATAAGATAGACCTCGATCGACGAACAACGGGTTCA of the Osmia lignaria lignaria isolate PbOS001 chromosome 7, iyOsmLign1, whole genome shotgun sequence genome contains:
- the LOC117609372 gene encoding uncharacterized protein LOC117609372 isoform X1, with amino-acid sequence MPHNLNSASVNSANTGPNHQPYNHHPYHRPNGDGLQPEKEPVEFDTSHLRGAPAEVEALVHNIKEVAQQFLYHWRTFPIVLPPPLSTCTEGEDTLARKKHHLRDLFVAPSFDELDSVAVDSKGEPRRLTKKQLESISKRGFQKEKYGKPKKLNATQLESIRRCGEFEVDSINFTGQTHRWRLSGLLQRGRDRRRDALLRDLALATRFLVVTAKARLVSHCFSVSQSLKALLTGLLRLLDIVIGVPSLQAHNLDAKIKEERCRYLVAELVCRPEYEDSLELLCGFVRKQLRRATMEKFEVERELSQLLPIPVPFVFGTPGGAVVDLRLFSKDIIRKALPILVSILERETRGWFLHFRERLISELRARKKPDEEIEREVNEAVMREYLQRVFSNILSHPDILDLGNGIAQLLVQQAQSVVLMHRAIETVQRKLLQTKESLRRHMEDEHPVLSRIEPWMRDRMREVEEKFIEECEWSAHEEALTLCTHQNLQQTVYFLNRDLTFMKEREPVLLKELRKVKTPTRSFQWPTQIWLPKNWIVRRNFQGQSEIIPTVLSNTPTSITTPRADPSQPVFLVEREIVHTTTTRWPMWRWINYVARTWCWTWNAMFLLGVAVPWCSPVSIRALLLVQPFTPDLELSQLNGTLFPRKSSQMPTLCSRLIALWRHISKSRTHFETEPDTGFIGKGMTRHLNRLWNYGVKGLLGTLIILFVFPIVCIVTSLGSLLIALTAVLWMPLITLALHAFMALIMDLDSPEPSRNRYLVIMEALVWNIGIQGCLQPLAALIVAITFCPIISFVILTVAVIRYWIRVVWDTTMFHLVIKNRGRIPASDSFVVKRIAGPGLTSDYYYQIRPEQALAAFEAKLELDELLAFQQETERLITQPQRDFTQFVEACFGPFAASLAKTKDPYKSLEKEAKDLIAVLHEKLDRRRKNLQTGLGMVVRSKIKLTTFDLKVVIQQGALMLERLYPTHVFARLTGNEEDFWENKGLSVGDWAGLAGLMYADIFSLNFLQPLDDADTKFRLEPHPGVDLSRYTDMVHSTELGGTNGPDLLGAVYAPRGNIQVYSPYLEVSAFNPRVKQTSNSRKSDKRCDTGGLLTSTKIRRRTTSSNGTTEARWQPWKRQIRPYSAEKLLIPLPIPHPAHIAVTIHNRDSENPIPLDSELCQNILKAIEESPGEMSSEYVSRYRGAADSSFDSVASHSSVSVETGLDKDNETQETTNTEKEGETYHWTLSNWGGGMTRRRNNSGSVKVDLASPEDVTLDTDTTRVMFSTYGTTV
- the LOC117609372 gene encoding uncharacterized protein LOC117609372 isoform X2, whose amino-acid sequence is MPHNLNSASVNSANTGPNHQPYNHHPYHRPNGDGLQPEKEPVEFDTSHLRGAPAEVEALVHNIKEVAQQFLYHWRTFPIVLPPPLSTCTEGEDTLARKKHHLRDLFVAPSFDELDSVAVDSKGEPRRLTKKQLESISKRGEFEVDSINFTGQTHRWRLSGLLQRGRDRRRDALLRDLALATRFLVVTAKARLVSHCFSVSQSLKALLTGLLRLLDIVIGVPSLQAHNLDAKIKEERCRYLVAELVCRPEYEDSLELLCGFVRKQLRRATMEKFEVERELSQLLPIPVPFVFGTPGGAVVDLRLFSKDIIRKALPILVSILERETRGWFLHFRERLISELRARKKPDEEIEREVNEAVMREYLQRVFSNILSHPDILDLGNGIAQLLVQQAQSVVLMHRAIETVQRKLLQTKESLRRHMEDEHPVLSRIEPWMRDRMREVEEKFIEECEWSAHEEALTLCTHQNLQQTVYFLNRDLTFMKEREPVLLKELRKVKTPTRSFQWPTQIWLPKNWIVRRNFQGQSEIIPTVLSNTPTSITTPRADPSQPVFLVEREIVHTTTTRWPMWRWINYVARTWCWTWNAMFLLGVAVPWCSPVSIRALLLVQPFTPDLELSQLNGTLFPRKSSQMPTLCSRLIALWRHISKSRTHFETEPDTGFIGKGMTRHLNRLWNYGVKGLLGTLIILFVFPIVCIVTSLGSLLIALTAVLWMPLITLALHAFMALIMDLDSPEPSRNRYLVIMEALVWNIGIQGCLQPLAALIVAITFCPIISFVILTVAVIRYWIRVVWDTTMFHLVIKNRGRIPASDSFVVKRIAGPGLTSDYYYQIRPEQALAAFEAKLELDELLAFQQETERLITQPQRDFTQFVEACFGPFAASLAKTKDPYKSLEKEAKDLIAVLHEKLDRRRKNLQTGLGMVVRSKIKLTTFDLKVVIQQGALMLERLYPTHVFARLTGNEEDFWENKGLSVGDWAGLAGLMYADIFSLNFLQPLDDADTKFRLEPHPGVDLSRYTDMVHSTELGGTNGPDLLGAVYAPRGNIQVYSPYLEVSAFNPRVKQTSNSRKSDKRCDTGGLLTSTKIRRRTTSSNGTTEARWQPWKRQIRPYSAEKLLIPLPIPHPAHIAVTIHNRDSENPIPLDSELCQNILKAIEESPGEMSSEYVSRYRGAADSSFDSVASHSSVSVETGLDKDNETQETTNTEKEGETYHWTLSNWGGGMTRRRNNSGSVKVDLASPEDVTLDTDTTRVMFSTYGTTV